Proteins encoded together in one Microbacterium oxydans window:
- a CDS encoding response regulator transcription factor: MIRVLLADDEAMIRSALAALLRLEDDIEVIAECADGEQAVAEALRLQPDVCLLDLEMPGLDGVQVAERLNRAIATRCVVVTRHARPGVLRRALASGVAGFLPKSRGADEVAAVIRKVASGARYVDPEIAADALSDERSPLTDRELDVLRAGRRGETTGQIARALALAPGTVRNHISVILGKLSVGTRQQAVLIAEERGWI; this comes from the coding sequence ATGATCCGGGTGCTGCTCGCCGACGACGAGGCGATGATCAGGTCCGCGCTCGCCGCCTTGCTCCGGCTGGAGGATGACATCGAGGTCATCGCGGAGTGCGCGGACGGCGAGCAGGCCGTGGCCGAGGCGCTGCGCCTGCAGCCCGATGTCTGTCTGCTCGACCTGGAGATGCCGGGCCTCGACGGCGTGCAGGTCGCCGAGAGGCTGAACAGGGCCATCGCGACGCGCTGCGTGGTGGTCACCCGGCACGCGCGACCGGGCGTGCTGCGTCGAGCACTGGCCTCCGGGGTGGCCGGCTTCCTGCCGAAGTCCCGCGGCGCCGACGAGGTCGCCGCGGTCATCCGCAAGGTCGCGTCGGGGGCGCGGTACGTCGATCCCGAGATCGCGGCCGATGCCCTGAGCGACGAGCGCTCGCCGCTCACGGACCGCGAACTCGACGTGCTGCGTGCCGGACGGCGCGGCGAGACCACGGGACAGATCGCCCGCGCACTCGCACTCGCGCCCGGGACCGTGCGCAACCACATCTCCGTGATCCTCGGGAAGCTCTCGGTCGGCACGCGTCAGCAGGCCGTGCTCATCGCCGAGGAGCGCGGCTGGATCTGA
- a CDS encoding small multidrug efflux protein translates to MNLIETFQNLVAQVPELVQPLIVALAGAIPFVEGEGAVSIGIIGGIPPVIAAIAAIVGNFLCVLVVVLVSSGARQAVVNRSRARTAALAGGGTAAEPTTDDAAPDRGTARREKFQRAFERYGVPGVSLLGPLLLPTQFTATMLAASGIGKARILFWQALAIIGWTTVVAVIVGSAVYAIR, encoded by the coding sequence ATGAACCTCATCGAGACGTTCCAGAACCTGGTCGCGCAGGTTCCCGAACTCGTGCAGCCGCTCATCGTCGCCCTCGCCGGCGCGATCCCCTTCGTCGAGGGCGAGGGTGCCGTGAGCATCGGCATCATCGGCGGCATCCCGCCGGTGATCGCCGCGATCGCCGCGATCGTGGGCAACTTCCTCTGCGTCCTCGTGGTGGTGCTGGTGAGCTCCGGTGCGCGCCAGGCCGTGGTCAACCGCTCGCGCGCCAGGACGGCGGCCCTCGCCGGCGGCGGCACGGCAGCGGAGCCGACGACCGACGACGCGGCTCCGGACCGCGGCACCGCCCGCCGCGAGAAGTTCCAGCGCGCGTTCGAACGCTACGGGGTCCCCGGGGTCAGCCTGCTCGGCCCGCTCCTGCTGCCGACGCAGTTCACCGCGACCATGCTCGCGGCATCCGGTATCGGCAAGGCGCGCATCCTCTTCTGGCAGGCCCTCGCGATCATCGGCTGGACCACGGTCGTCGCCGTCATCGTCGGGAGCGCGGTCTACGCGATCCGCTGA
- a CDS encoding SDR family NAD(P)-dependent oxidoreductase has protein sequence MDAAHPSPPEDLRDRTFLVTGANAGIGYCCAEQLAARGARVLLGCRSPERAATAVTAIRGQVPEADLRVLPLDLGSLDSIARATADLGEHLDGVVCNAGVKAADRSARTSDGLDLMVGTNFLGHFALVARLEPFLAPDARVVAVGSIAHRFARLDAASLDAPWTGSSLRRYGRSKAALMAFAFELARRWSGSARSSVSAHPGYAVDPLTPSRPGLAEVSGFVRAVAAPTRVLVQGKDGGALPIVHAATAGDVANGDYWGPGGLLEFRGAPARVTASDEVRAPATGAALWTAAERITGVPFPT, from the coding sequence ATGGATGCCGCACACCCCTCGCCGCCCGAAGACCTGCGCGACCGCACGTTCCTGGTCACCGGCGCGAACGCCGGCATCGGGTACTGCTGCGCGGAGCAGCTCGCCGCGCGGGGTGCGCGGGTGCTGCTCGGATGCCGCTCCCCCGAACGCGCGGCGACAGCGGTGACGGCGATCCGCGGCCAGGTGCCGGAGGCCGATCTGCGTGTCCTCCCGCTCGACCTCGGCTCCCTCGACAGCATCGCGCGCGCGACCGCGGACCTCGGCGAGCACCTCGACGGCGTCGTCTGCAATGCGGGGGTCAAGGCGGCCGACCGCTCGGCCCGCACCAGCGACGGACTCGACCTCATGGTCGGCACCAACTTCCTCGGCCACTTCGCGCTCGTGGCCCGGCTCGAGCCGTTCCTCGCGCCGGACGCCCGGGTGGTGGCCGTCGGATCGATCGCGCACCGCTTCGCGCGCCTCGACGCCGCGAGCCTCGACGCCCCGTGGACCGGCTCCTCGCTTCGGCGGTACGGGAGGTCGAAGGCCGCGCTCATGGCCTTCGCGTTCGAGCTGGCCCGGCGCTGGTCCGGCTCGGCACGCTCGTCGGTGTCCGCGCACCCGGGGTACGCGGTCGATCCGCTCACCCCGTCGCGTCCGGGTCTGGCGGAGGTGTCGGGCTTCGTCCGCGCGGTCGCCGCTCCGACCCGCGTCCTCGTGCAGGGCAAGGACGGCGGCGCCCTGCCGATCGTGCATGCGGCCACCGCCGGGGATGTCGCGAACGGGGATTACTGGGGCCCGGGCGGCCTGCTCGAGTTCCGAGGAGCTCCCGCGCGCGTGACCGCTTCCGACGAGGTGCGCGCACCCGCGACCGGAGCCGCACTGTGGACGGCGGCCGAGCGCATCACCGGCGTGCCCTTCCCGACCTGA
- a CDS encoding hemolysin family protein, giving the protein MGDLLWNIALVFAFVLIGGVFAATEMALVTLRESQINAIGQRGRRGAKVAALARNPNTFLSAVQIGVTVAGFASAAYGATSIAPSLAPVLVSWGLAPALALTIATLVLTLVIAYLSLVLGELVPKRLAIQRNAQFAYAVAPALNGFATVMRPVIWLLSVSTNALVRVLGGDPHKTSDEMTDEEVRDIVASHQGLPDDERRILDDVLSLRGRQVSEVMRPRPDVVALDEAASVGETLALVRDLPFSRYPVSKTSIDDVTGFVHVRDLFDAADDPTRPVSSLVREIPYIPSTAGVLPTLTRMRAEGHHIAVVVDEYGGTDGLVTLEDLVEEVVGEIFDEYDAEVYISADEGIDGRLNLQDFEEVTGLAMPRGSSDTIAGFVTEQLGRLAVVGDTVAVPGATIQVAELDRRRISRVRVTPVHEPESEHEPGA; this is encoded by the coding sequence ATGGGTGATCTCCTCTGGAACATCGCCCTCGTCTTCGCGTTCGTCCTGATCGGCGGTGTCTTCGCTGCGACGGAGATGGCGCTGGTCACCCTGCGCGAGAGCCAGATCAACGCGATCGGGCAGCGCGGTCGGCGCGGCGCGAAGGTCGCCGCGCTCGCCCGCAACCCCAACACCTTCCTCTCCGCTGTGCAGATCGGCGTGACCGTCGCGGGTTTCGCGTCCGCGGCATACGGGGCGACCTCGATCGCTCCGTCGCTAGCACCCGTGCTGGTGTCGTGGGGGCTCGCGCCTGCACTCGCCCTCACGATCGCCACCCTCGTGCTCACCCTCGTGATCGCGTATCTGTCGCTGGTGCTCGGCGAGCTCGTGCCCAAGCGCCTCGCGATCCAGCGCAACGCGCAGTTCGCGTATGCGGTGGCTCCCGCCCTCAACGGCTTCGCCACGGTCATGCGCCCGGTGATCTGGTTGCTTTCGGTGTCGACGAACGCGCTCGTGCGTGTGCTCGGCGGCGACCCCCACAAGACCAGTGACGAGATGACCGACGAGGAGGTGCGCGACATCGTCGCCAGCCATCAGGGGCTGCCGGACGACGAACGACGCATCCTCGACGACGTGCTCTCGCTGCGCGGACGGCAGGTCAGCGAGGTCATGCGCCCGCGGCCGGACGTCGTCGCGCTCGACGAGGCCGCGAGCGTCGGCGAGACGCTCGCGCTGGTGCGGGATCTCCCCTTCTCGCGCTACCCCGTCTCGAAGACCTCGATCGACGATGTCACCGGGTTCGTGCACGTGCGCGACCTCTTCGACGCGGCCGACGACCCCACGCGCCCCGTGAGCAGCCTGGTGCGCGAGATCCCCTACATCCCCTCGACCGCGGGGGTGCTGCCGACGCTCACCCGCATGCGTGCCGAGGGGCACCACATCGCGGTGGTCGTCGACGAGTACGGCGGCACCGACGGGCTGGTCACCCTGGAGGACCTGGTCGAGGAGGTCGTCGGCGAGATCTTCGATGAGTACGACGCGGAGGTGTACATCTCCGCGGACGAGGGGATCGACGGGCGGCTCAATCTGCAGGACTTCGAGGAGGTCACGGGGCTCGCCATGCCGCGCGGCTCATCCGACACGATCGCGGGGTTCGTGACCGAACAGCTGGGCCGACTCGCGGTCGTCGGCGACACGGTCGCGGTGCCGGGCGCGACGATCCAGGTCGCGGAGCTGGATCGTCGACGGATCTCCCGGGTGCGGGTGACTCCGGTGCACGAGCCGGAGTCGGAGCACGAGCCGGGGGCGTGA
- a CDS encoding methylated-DNA--[protein]-cysteine S-methyltransferase has protein sequence MSVFGTLATPVGVIGVVSDGTAITRVTWRSTPPEGSALSADPAGDPLLAEALAQLGAYFAGTLRRFDVPVDLGAQTVATRAVLTALWETVGHGETITYGGLAARSGTEVPARGIGSIMGANPVPLIVPCHRVVAGDGLGGYSGGDAGHGLETKRWLLEHEGALPTSLF, from the coding sequence ATGTCCGTCTTCGGAACGCTCGCGACACCGGTCGGCGTCATCGGCGTCGTCAGCGACGGCACGGCGATCACCCGCGTCACGTGGCGATCGACGCCGCCCGAGGGCAGTGCCCTTTCGGCCGATCCCGCCGGCGATCCGCTGCTCGCGGAGGCCCTCGCCCAGCTGGGCGCCTACTTCGCCGGCACGCTGCGTCGCTTCGACGTCCCGGTCGACCTCGGTGCGCAGACCGTGGCGACGCGGGCGGTCCTCACGGCGCTGTGGGAGACGGTCGGTCATGGCGAGACGATCACCTATGGCGGGCTCGCCGCGCGCAGCGGCACCGAGGTGCCCGCCAGGGGGATCGGGTCGATCATGGGCGCGAACCCCGTCCCTCTGATCGTGCCGTGCCACCGGGTCGTGGCGGGTGACGGTCTGGGCGGATACTCCGGCGGCGACGCGGGGCACGGGCTCGAGACCAAGCGCTGGCTCCTGGAGCACGAGGGCGCGCTGCCGACCTCGCTGTTCTGA
- a CDS encoding alpha/beta fold hydrolase, with product MSITTSALDLPDVRLHYELRGDGPLIVLIGAPMDADAFAPFADELAGDHTVLTTDPRGIKRSILHDPSQGSPLERRAADLAALIEHVDRGPAIVFGSSGGAVTSLALAQARPDLAPTVIAHEPPLLELLPDRVEQRRITDELTTAALSGDRIGAWRLFFAQANIPMPEEALVQWFGGEVDPQSQADEQFWFRYELPASVRWEPDVDALRARAGHLVLGIGEESVGQLCERTTTALGAQLGIEPTRFPGGHTGFVDHTEAFAARVREVLAGLGAH from the coding sequence ATGAGCATCACCACCTCGGCACTCGATCTGCCCGACGTCCGCCTCCACTACGAACTCCGCGGCGACGGACCGCTGATCGTCCTGATCGGCGCTCCCATGGACGCCGACGCCTTCGCGCCGTTCGCGGACGAGCTCGCCGGCGACCACACGGTGCTGACGACCGACCCGCGCGGCATCAAGCGGAGCATCCTGCACGACCCGTCCCAGGGCTCGCCGCTGGAGCGTCGTGCCGCCGACCTCGCGGCGCTCATCGAGCACGTCGACCGGGGACCGGCGATCGTCTTCGGCTCGAGCGGCGGCGCCGTGACCAGCCTGGCTCTCGCGCAGGCACGACCCGACCTGGCTCCCACGGTCATCGCCCACGAGCCGCCGCTCCTCGAACTGCTCCCGGACCGCGTCGAGCAGCGCCGCATCACGGATGAGCTCACGACGGCCGCGCTCTCCGGCGACCGGATCGGCGCCTGGCGGTTGTTCTTCGCCCAGGCGAACATCCCGATGCCCGAGGAAGCCCTCGTGCAGTGGTTCGGCGGCGAGGTCGACCCGCAGAGCCAGGCCGACGAGCAGTTCTGGTTCCGGTACGAGCTTCCGGCGAGCGTGCGCTGGGAGCCCGATGTCGACGCGCTGCGCGCACGCGCCGGTCACCTCGTGCTCGGCATCGGTGAGGAGTCGGTGGGTCAGCTGTGCGAGCGGACGACGACGGCCCTCGGCGCGCAGCTCGGCATCGAGCCGACACGATTCCCGGGCGGCCACACCGGGTTCGTCGACCACACCGAGGCGTTCGCCGCCCGTGTGCGAGAGGTCCTCGCGGGGCTCGGCGCACACTGA
- the erm gene encoding 23S ribosomal RNA methyltransferase Erm → MPRSVHGGRHELGQNFLTHRPTLTRIAALVRQTSGPILELGCGDGALTRTLAELGRPLTAIDIDEHRVHRLRRALPGVRIDVADATRHPLDAEVVVGNIPFHVTTPILRRLLSQGRWSDAVLLTQWEVARKRAGVGGGTMMTAQSAPWFEFSLEGRVPAWGFSPQPSVDGGVLAITRRGSPLVPASDRRAYEAFVGAMFTGRGGSLPAVVAGAARVSMPRARRMVGAAGAADRRLPRELRPEHWAALWHQVSRG, encoded by the coding sequence ATGCCTCGTTCAGTCCATGGCGGCCGTCACGAACTCGGCCAGAACTTCCTCACCCACCGTCCGACCCTCACCCGGATCGCCGCGCTCGTGCGGCAGACCTCGGGGCCGATCCTCGAGCTCGGCTGCGGTGACGGCGCCCTGACCCGCACCCTGGCGGAGCTCGGCAGACCCCTCACCGCGATCGACATCGACGAGCACCGGGTGCACCGGCTGCGTCGAGCGCTGCCCGGCGTGCGCATCGACGTCGCCGATGCCACCCGCCATCCGCTCGACGCCGAGGTCGTCGTCGGGAACATCCCGTTCCACGTGACGACCCCGATCCTCCGGCGCCTCCTGTCGCAGGGCCGCTGGAGCGATGCCGTGCTCCTCACGCAGTGGGAGGTGGCGCGCAAGCGTGCCGGTGTCGGCGGTGGAACCATGATGACCGCGCAGTCGGCACCCTGGTTCGAGTTCTCCCTCGAAGGTCGCGTCCCGGCGTGGGGATTCTCGCCGCAGCCGAGCGTCGACGGTGGTGTGCTGGCGATCACGCGCCGCGGTTCACCGCTCGTCCCGGCCTCCGATCGCCGCGCGTACGAGGCGTTCGTCGGTGCGATGTTCACGGGGCGGGGAGGCAGCCTGCCCGCGGTCGTGGCCGGTGCCGCCCGCGTCTCGATGCCGCGTGCGCGTCGGATGGTGGGGGCGGCCGGCGCGGCCGACCGACGGCTCCCGCGCGAACTGCGACCGGAGCACTGGGCCGCGCTCTGGCATCAGGTCTCGCGGGGATGA
- a CDS encoding cation transporter, with the protein MATATASRRDILHRRIRLIVGVTIGYNLIEAVIAITAGSVASSAALVGFGLDSTIEVLSAAAVAWQFTRRDPERWEKPTLRVIAVAFFALAIYVTATSLTALFTAERPEHSTIGIVLTAVSVAIMPFLSYAERRAGRELGSATAVADSKQTLICTYLSAAVLVGLVANSLLGWWWADAAAGLVIAAFAVREGIEAWRGDACATSVGMLLEDEDDEHHDHDHHDHDHQHDHHRR; encoded by the coding sequence ATGGCGACCGCGACCGCATCGCGGCGGGACATCCTGCACCGCCGCATCCGCCTCATCGTCGGCGTCACGATCGGCTACAACCTGATCGAGGCGGTCATCGCGATCACCGCCGGCTCCGTCGCGTCGTCCGCAGCCCTCGTCGGCTTCGGACTCGACTCCACGATCGAGGTCCTGTCCGCGGCGGCCGTGGCGTGGCAGTTCACCCGCCGCGACCCGGAGCGCTGGGAGAAGCCGACCCTGCGCGTGATCGCCGTCGCGTTCTTCGCCCTCGCGATCTACGTGACCGCCACCTCCCTGACCGCCCTGTTCACGGCGGAGCGCCCGGAGCACAGCACGATCGGCATCGTCCTGACCGCCGTCAGCGTCGCGATCATGCCGTTCCTCTCCTACGCCGAGCGGCGCGCGGGTCGTGAGCTCGGATCGGCCACGGCCGTCGCCGACTCGAAGCAGACCCTGATCTGCACCTACCTGTCGGCCGCGGTCCTGGTCGGACTGGTCGCCAACTCGCTGCTCGGCTGGTGGTGGGCCGACGCCGCCGCCGGACTGGTCATCGCGGCCTTCGCGGTGCGCGAGGGCATCGAGGCCTGGCGCGGAGACGCCTGCGCGACGTCTGTCGGCATGCTCCTCGAAGACGAGGACGACGAGCACCACGATCACGACCACCACGATCACGACCACCAGCACGACCACCACCGCCGCTGA
- a CDS encoding sensor histidine kinase — MSSRVQPLAPVEPSPGARQLSRGVTATWWYTVTAVLAFEVALVAAWGIVTFALDLPGYRGLIVGLGGLLWCAATVSLLIDYRHRLDSEPGVRWARLLVPFAVAVAYGAAAGLASGSWQLGLMPVVQSLVLLNWPRGVRYKVVIAATIVLGCLAVVDSVIDVADPIPLLVPVLYTVFLPIMTVSSLWWWDVLNALDRARASEARLAATQERLRVATDVHDLQGHHLQVVALQLELAERLMPQDAEAGMEQLRAARASVDDARQGTRDLALQFRSVPLGDEIANARDLLRAAGLDVEALIAADSDAAPASALGPVIRETTTNVLRHGGGHRARLELVRIDGGWRYVIANDVVAGGDGVDGVGAAGSGLDGIRRRIDEAHGSLEVVPGAEEFTVTVTVPEQTGRVR, encoded by the coding sequence GTGAGCAGCCGCGTCCAGCCCCTCGCCCCCGTCGAGCCGAGTCCGGGGGCGCGACAGCTGTCCCGTGGAGTGACGGCCACCTGGTGGTACACCGTGACGGCGGTCCTGGCGTTCGAGGTGGCGCTGGTCGCCGCGTGGGGGATCGTCACCTTCGCGCTCGACCTCCCGGGGTATCGCGGGCTGATCGTGGGCCTCGGCGGCCTGCTCTGGTGTGCTGCCACCGTGTCGCTGCTGATCGACTATCGGCACAGGCTCGACTCCGAACCGGGCGTGCGCTGGGCCCGCCTGCTGGTGCCGTTCGCTGTCGCCGTCGCCTACGGGGCCGCGGCCGGCCTCGCCTCCGGCAGCTGGCAGCTGGGCCTGATGCCCGTGGTGCAGTCGCTCGTGCTGCTGAACTGGCCGCGCGGGGTGCGGTACAAGGTCGTGATCGCGGCGACGATCGTGCTCGGCTGCCTCGCTGTCGTCGATTCGGTCATCGATGTCGCCGACCCGATCCCGCTCCTCGTCCCGGTTCTGTACACGGTGTTCCTCCCGATCATGACGGTCAGCTCGCTCTGGTGGTGGGATGTGCTGAACGCCCTCGACAGGGCCAGAGCTTCCGAGGCCCGCCTGGCCGCGACGCAGGAGCGTCTGCGGGTGGCGACCGACGTGCATGATCTGCAGGGACACCATCTCCAGGTCGTCGCACTGCAACTGGAGCTCGCCGAGAGACTCATGCCGCAGGATGCAGAGGCCGGCATGGAACAGCTCCGCGCGGCACGGGCGAGTGTGGACGATGCGCGACAGGGAACGCGCGATCTCGCCCTGCAGTTCCGGTCCGTTCCGCTCGGCGACGAGATCGCCAACGCCCGCGATCTGCTCCGTGCGGCCGGTCTCGACGTGGAGGCGCTGATCGCCGCGGATTCCGATGCGGCTCCCGCATCCGCTCTCGGCCCCGTCATCCGCGAGACGACGACCAACGTGCTCCGCCACGGGGGAGGGCACCGCGCACGACTCGAACTCGTCCGGATCGACGGCGGGTGGCGGTACGTGATCGCGAACGACGTCGTCGCCGGTGGTGACGGCGTGGACGGAGTCGGCGCCGCGGGCTCGGGCCTCGACGGCATCCGACGTCGCATCGACGAAGCCCACGGCTCGCTCGAGGTGGTCCCGGGTGCGGAGGAGTTCACGGTCACGGTGACCGTGCCGGAGCAGACGGGGCGGGTCCGATGA
- a CDS encoding ArsR/SmtB family transcription factor, translating into MTTALASLSHTAAVARLGHALSDPTRAGVLLALRESPRYPADLADALGVSRQTMSNHLACLRGCGLVESVADGRRSSYRLADRHLAPALDMLMRVTLIVEPDCCSGDGCTC; encoded by the coding sequence GTGACCACCGCACTCGCCTCGCTCAGCCACACGGCGGCCGTCGCCCGTCTCGGGCACGCGCTCTCCGATCCCACCCGCGCCGGCGTCCTCCTCGCGCTGCGGGAGTCCCCGCGCTACCCCGCCGACCTCGCCGACGCCCTCGGCGTCTCCCGTCAGACCATGTCGAACCACCTCGCCTGCCTCCGCGGATGCGGGCTCGTCGAGAGCGTCGCCGACGGCCGTCGGAGCAGCTATCGACTGGCCGACCGGCACCTCGCCCCGGCCCTCGACATGCTCATGCGGGTCACGCTCATCGTGGAACCCGACTGCTGCTCGGGCGACGGCTGCACCTGCTGA
- a CDS encoding TerC family protein: MDITPLIWIITIAITIAFFVYEFFAHVRTPHEPTIAESARWSIFYISLALLFGVGIGVFSGWTFGGEYFAGYLTEKALSIDNLFVFLILMTGFAVPRIYQQKVLMIGIVIALILRGIFIAVGATLIENLSWIFYVFGALLLVLAYRQAFGNHDTNPANGRFMTFVRRHLPVSDEYNGDRLTVVKNGKRFVTPMLLTIIAIGFIDLVFAVDSIPAIYGLTDQAYIVFTANAFALMGLRQLYFLIGGLLERLVYLAQGLAVILGFIGVKLVLHALHVNELPFINGGQGVEWAPEIPIWFSLLFIGATIAVATVASLIKTRRAPGAVTASTDTTPTITQKEHS; the protein is encoded by the coding sequence TTGGATATCACGCCGCTGATCTGGATCATCACGATCGCGATCACGATCGCCTTCTTCGTGTACGAGTTCTTCGCGCACGTGCGCACACCGCATGAGCCGACGATCGCCGAGTCGGCGCGCTGGTCGATCTTCTACATCAGCCTCGCGCTGCTGTTCGGCGTCGGCATCGGCGTCTTCTCCGGCTGGACCTTCGGCGGCGAGTACTTCGCCGGGTATCTGACCGAGAAGGCCCTGTCGATCGACAACCTGTTCGTCTTCCTCATCCTGATGACGGGCTTCGCCGTGCCGCGGATCTATCAGCAGAAGGTGCTGATGATCGGCATCGTCATCGCGCTGATCCTGCGCGGCATCTTCATCGCCGTCGGCGCCACGCTCATCGAGAACCTCTCGTGGATCTTCTACGTGTTCGGCGCGCTGCTGCTCGTGCTCGCGTACCGTCAGGCGTTCGGCAACCACGACACCAATCCGGCGAACGGGCGCTTCATGACGTTCGTGCGTCGGCACCTGCCGGTCAGCGACGAGTACAACGGCGACCGGCTGACGGTCGTGAAGAACGGCAAGCGCTTCGTCACCCCGATGCTGCTCACCATCATCGCGATCGGGTTCATCGACCTGGTGTTCGCGGTCGACTCGATCCCCGCGATCTACGGCCTCACCGACCAGGCGTACATCGTGTTCACCGCCAACGCGTTCGCCCTCATGGGTCTCCGTCAGCTGTACTTCCTCATCGGCGGCCTCCTCGAGCGCCTCGTCTACCTGGCGCAGGGCCTCGCGGTCATCCTCGGCTTCATCGGCGTCAAGCTCGTCCTGCACGCTCTGCACGTCAACGAGCTGCCGTTCATCAACGGCGGCCAGGGCGTCGAGTGGGCGCCCGAGATCCCGATCTGGTTCTCGCTGCTGTTCATCGGCGCGACCATCGCGGTGGCCACGGTGGCGAGCCTGATCAAGACCCGTCGTGCACCGGGCGCCGTCACCGCCTCGACGGACACCACCCCCACCATCACTCAGAAGGAGCACTCTTGA
- a CDS encoding GntR family transcriptional regulator: MSDEAYTRLQDAIINGELRPGERLRDYELAERLGTSKTPIRHALDRLADHGLVEMQRNRYTRVAPIDLDLVRNAVALLGDIWIGSVRHVMPVLEDDDVSYLVELTDGMAAAVEQRDVVDFGTAVRAAATGFARIEGNEMRVAIIERLGPQIHRFSRHSRHESDWGGIAAFIEDFREAVRARDAVKTRAALVTLFDDVVPATIDRAEAEGLAEFDEG; encoded by the coding sequence ATGAGCGACGAGGCATACACCCGACTGCAGGACGCGATCATCAACGGTGAGCTCCGTCCGGGTGAGCGTCTGCGCGACTACGAGCTCGCCGAGCGACTGGGGACCTCGAAGACCCCGATCCGTCATGCGCTCGACCGTCTCGCCGACCACGGCCTGGTCGAGATGCAGCGCAACCGCTACACGCGGGTCGCTCCGATCGACCTGGATCTCGTCCGCAACGCCGTCGCGCTGCTCGGGGACATCTGGATCGGCTCGGTCCGCCACGTGATGCCGGTGCTGGAGGACGACGACGTGTCGTATCTCGTGGAGCTCACCGACGGCATGGCGGCGGCGGTCGAGCAGCGCGACGTCGTCGACTTCGGCACGGCCGTGCGTGCGGCGGCCACAGGGTTCGCGCGCATCGAGGGCAACGAGATGCGCGTGGCGATCATCGAGCGCCTCGGGCCGCAGATCCACCGATTCTCGCGGCACTCCCGGCATGAGTCCGACTGGGGCGGCATCGCGGCGTTCATCGAGGACTTCCGAGAGGCTGTCCGCGCGCGCGACGCCGTGAAGACACGGGCCGCGCTCGTCACCCTGTTCGATGACGTGGTGCCCGCGACCATCGACCGCGCCGAAGCCGAGGGCCTCGCGGAGTTCGACGAGGGCTGA
- a CDS encoding arginase family protein: MITLLAAPSNLGLRPPEPGSVPGAAKAPEALREAGLFTRFAALGATDSGVVLAGRYVDDDETRPADRVRNESAMIDHSRRLAARIGAALERGEAPLVIGGDCAILLGAGIATARRDGIGLVHIDGHTDFRHPGNSDECASVAGEALAAAVGKHRPAIADIDGLGPYFRAERTAHIGHRADDEEQEEVRGILGRVTPAADVLSLGAARVGAESAAVAGHAYWLQVDVDVLDPAVMPAVDSPDPGGLGAADLIALLRELAPHAVGASITVFDPDLDPDGRYARLLVDVLTEGFAELGSAHRA; encoded by the coding sequence ATGATCACGCTGCTCGCCGCCCCGTCGAACCTCGGCCTCCGTCCGCCGGAGCCCGGAAGCGTCCCCGGCGCCGCGAAGGCGCCGGAGGCCCTGCGCGAGGCGGGCCTGTTCACGCGGTTCGCGGCGCTCGGCGCCACCGACTCCGGCGTCGTCCTCGCCGGCCGCTACGTCGACGACGACGAGACGAGACCGGCCGACCGGGTGCGGAACGAGAGCGCGATGATCGACCACTCCCGACGTCTGGCGGCACGCATCGGCGCCGCGCTCGAGCGGGGCGAGGCGCCCCTGGTGATCGGCGGCGACTGCGCGATCCTCCTCGGGGCGGGCATCGCGACCGCGCGCCGTGACGGCATCGGGCTCGTCCACATCGACGGCCACACCGACTTCCGTCACCCCGGCAACAGCGACGAGTGCGCGAGCGTGGCCGGAGAGGCTCTCGCCGCCGCCGTCGGGAAGCACCGGCCGGCGATCGCCGACATCGACGGGCTCGGGCCGTACTTCCGCGCCGAGCGCACCGCGCACATCGGGCACCGCGCCGACGACGAGGAGCAGGAGGAGGTGCGCGGCATCCTGGGCAGGGTGACGCCCGCCGCCGACGTCCTCTCCCTCGGCGCGGCACGGGTCGGCGCGGAGTCCGCCGCCGTCGCCGGGCACGCCTACTGGCTCCAGGTCGACGTCGACGTGCTCGACCCCGCGGTCATGCCCGCGGTCGACAGCCCCGACCCGGGCGGGCTCGGCGCGGCCGATCTCATCGCTCTGCTGCGCGAGCTCGCGCCGCACGCGGTCGGCGCCTCGATCACGGTCTTCGATCCCGACCTCGACCCCGACGGGCGCTACGCACGCCTGCTGGTCGACGTCCTGACCGAGGGGTTCGCCGAGCTGGGCAGCGCACACCGGGCCTGA